In a genomic window of Gossypium arboreum isolate Shixiya-1 chromosome 9, ASM2569848v2, whole genome shotgun sequence:
- the LOC108454511 gene encoding probable sugar phosphate/phosphate translocator At3g17430, with amino-acid sequence MINKPLVLTYLCLLIYVLLSSGVILYNKWVLSPKYFNFPFPITLTMFHMAFSGFFAFFLIRVFKVVAPVKMTFEIYATCVVPISAFFASSLWFGNTAYLHISVAFIQMLKALMPVATFSMGVLCGTDKPRCDVFLNMVLVSVGVVISSYGEIHFNIVGTVYQVTGIFAEALRLVLTQVLLQKKGLTLNPITSLYYIAPCSFVFLFVPWCLLEKPGMAVSLIQFNFWIFFSNALCALALNLSTFLVIGRTGAVTIRVAGVLKDWILIALSTVIFPESTITGLNIIGYAIALCGVVMYNYIKVKDGRASQLPSDSIPERFTKDRDWKLEKKSSAIINPNSNSDSNEGNFNGSEMNDEEAPLVSSRLSHFGRSFSNHTK; translated from the exons ATGATAAACAAGCCGCTTGTATTGACTTATCTCTGCCTATTGATTTACGTTTTGCTTTCTTCCGGAGTTATACTGTACAACAAG TGGGTTCTCTCTCCCAAGTACTTCAATTTCCCGTTCCCTATAACGTTGACAATGTTTCACATGGCGTTCTCCGGATTCTTTGCGTTTTTTCTTATCCGTGTTTTCAAG GTTGTAGCTCCTGTTAAAATGACATTTGAAAT ATATGCAACATGTGTAGTACCCATAAGTGCCTTCTTTGCATCAAGTCTTTG GTTTGGCAACACTGCCTATTTGCATATATCTGTGGCTTTTATCCAGATGCTCAAAGCTCTAA TGCCAGTGGCAACCTTTTCCATGGGTGTTCTGTGTGGCACTGACAAACCAAGGTGCGATGTGTTCTTAAACATGGTGCTGGTCAGCGTTGGAGTTGTCATTTCCTCATATGGGGAAATTCATTTTAATATAGTTGGCACAGTTTATCAGGTCACGGGAATCTTTGCTGAAGCTCTTAGGCTTGTCTTAACTCAAGTACTCCTGCAAAAGAAGGGCTTGACTCTAAATCCAATTACCAGTTTATATTACATTGCACCATGCAG TTTTGTATTTCTTTTTGTGCCTTGGTGTTTACTGGAGAAGCCTGGGATGGCAGTTTCACTGATACAGTTCAATTTTTGGATCTTCTTCTCCAATGCTCTTTGTGCTCTAGCTCTGAACTTGTCAACATTCTTAGTAATTGGAAGAACTGGAGCTGTCACCATCAGGGTGGCTGGTGTTCTAAAAGACTGGATACTGATTGCCCTTTCCACTGTTATTTTTCCAGAGTCTACCATAACTGGGCTCAATATAATTGGATATGCCATTG CTCTCTGTGGCGTTGTCATGTATAATTACATAAAGGTTAAGGATGGTCGTGCTTCTCAGCTACCTTCAGATAGTATCCCAGAGAGATTCACGAAG GATCGGGATTGGAAGTTGGAGAAGAAATCATCAGCCATAATCAACCCCAATAGCAATAGTGATAGCAATGAGGGGAACTTCAATGGGTCAGAAATGAATGATGAAGAAGCGCCTCTAGTTTCATCAAGGCTATCACATTTTGGACGTTCATTCAGCAACCATACCAAATGA
- the LOC108457242 gene encoding protein GFS12, with product MEEKETCFECLERRIKSDWSDQLQFCYGISYSPLPFGSSAIVQFSLSNSSPSPTSQFILSYLPTYSHHCFSKYIDQYTLQNGEETEVSSGTGTGSTYLSDTLMGESQFLSNGMGYECCACNHCGKFSCLRAITALAPLAYVGISSYSGFREHASSFLSGTLEDHILSSINLLIQGKASGRDGVNYMRLLGVPSFDENSIPGCLRHPNIAPVLGLLKTPGYINLLLPRTPYTLENILHYSPNALKSDWHIRFLMYQLLSALTYLHGLGVHHGNLCPSNVMLTDSCWAWLRIWDYHRLGFNLCFEHGKFNSSHIPSRVACSVEDCSSQGLYADLKLSPPSDWNSQFNRWWRGELSNFEYLLFLNKLVGRRWGDHTFHPVMPWVIDFSTKPNEDSDSGWRDLSKSKWRLAKGDEQLDFTYSSSEVPHHVSDECLSELAVCSYKARRLPLSVLRMAVRSVYEPNEYPSTMQRLYQWTPDECIPEFYCDPRIFYSQHSGMTDLAVPSWAGSPEEFIKLHREALESNRVSCQIHHWIDINFGYKMSGPAAVAAKNVMLSSSEPAKPRSIGRRQLFTKPHPSRQVSRQGIQDRMKESAVGQHQAHEVETEKSFLYKSTCLQELEQASSFSEHAQHLSPVYYCHAQQNLLKQNPFFKESQTENLERSASNPHDISNYCRFSPDVDLNYLLEHIDMQDDDSTGYQELLLWRKKSCLSRTSSKEVAEDIFSVGCLLAELYLRRPLFCSASLGMYLESGVFPGLMQELPSHIKILVEACIEKDSTRRPSAKSLLESPFFPSTVKSVYLFTAPLQLMATNGSRLQYAANFAKQGALKAMGTLAAEMCAPYCLSLASAPLSDAEAEWAYLLLKEFIKCLTPKAVKASVLPVIQKILQTTGYSHLKVSLLQDSFVREIWNQIGKQAYVETIHPLVISNLYISPHKISAAAASVLLICSSEELGVPITVHQTILPLIHCFGKGLCPDGIDVLVRIGGLLGETFILKQMLPLLKHVAHSCIGVSSMNKPEPMHSWCSSALVDCLMTLDGLVAFLPREAIVKDLIVDQSCLHVLALTQTNLEITVLQVAATTLMAICQRIGPELTALHVLPQLKVLFDELAFSQESSNGSGSLGKSLKVSKSKVNGEFQLESRMDLVLLLYPSFCSLLGIEKLRQCCTTWLLLEQFLLRFHNWKWEYTGESPRSGVENVIAKVPLLSKGSTSDYSPAKLLLNGVGWSIPQSQGIRSSKNLMPQRRLANAHQSSVQTYESASNHFKTEPWFWFPSPAASWDGSDHLGRFVSPKDEFPWKIRASILSSVRAHQGALRSLAVCQDENTVFTAGIGPGFKGTVQKWDLTRINCVSGYYGHEEVVNDICILSLSGIIASCDGMIHVWDSQTGKLISVFSEPSTDSLHLVSPLSSATKIGADHVDMLNSNTSSSGVLSSPFDESLYTCMHYLEEVEKLVVGTGNGSLRFLDVSQGRKLHLWKGEFSESAFPSLVSAICSCGSNKEQGNGASASPSWIAAGLSSGHCRLFDVRSGCVTACWRAHDGYVTKLAAPEDHLLVSSSLDRTLKIWDLRRNIPTAVTFKGHTDGVSSFSVWGQDVISISRNKIGLSSLANSADEDGQHRIIPQKLYSSDHGSRNVSVLSSISIIPFSRLFLVGTEDGYLRICC from the exons ATGGAAGAAAAGGAAACGTGCTTTGAATGCCTTGAACGCCGAATCAAGTCTGATTGGTCGGATCAGCTACAGTTTTGTTATGGCATCTCCTATTCTCCTCTCCCCTTTGGCTCCTCCGCTATCGTTCAATTCTCTCTTTCTAATTCTTCACCTTCACCCACCTCTCAATTCATTTTGTCCTATCTACCCACTTATTCACACCATTGCTTCTCCAAATACAT AGATCAATATACTTTGCAAAATGGAGAAGAAACAGAGGTTAGTTCTGGAACTGGTACTGGCAGTACTTATTTATCAGATACTTTAATGGGTGAATCTCAGTTTTTGTCTAATGGGATGGGATATGAATGTTGTGCTTGTAACCATTGTGGTAAATTCTCTTGTTTAAGAGCAATTACTGCTTTGGCCCCTCTTGCTTATGTTGGTATTTCATCTTATTCTGGTTTTCGAGAACATGCTTCTAGTTTCCTATCTGGGACTTTGGAAGATCATATATTGTCCTCGATTAATCTTCTTATTCAAGGAAAAGCTTCTGGGAGAGATGGTGTTAATTATATGCGTCTACTTGGGGTTCCATCATTTGATGAGAATAGTATCCCAGGTTGTCTCAGGCATCCCAATATAGCACCTGTTCTTGGGTTATTGAAAACACCTGGATATATCAATTTGTTGCTCCCTAGAACTCCATATACTTTGGAGAATATTCTTCATTACAGCCCGAATGCTTTGAAGTCCGATTGGCATATCAGGTTTTTGATGTATCAGCTGCTGTCTGCCCTTACTTACTTGCATGGATTAGGGGTTCACCATGGTAATCTATGCCCATCAAATGTGATGCTTACTGATTCATGCTGGGCTTGGCTGCGCATTTGGGATTACCATAGGCTAGGATTCAATTTATGTTTCGAACATGGGAAATTCAACAGTAGCCATATTCCTTCTAGAGTAGCTTGCTCTGTAGAAGATTGTTCTTCTCAAGGATTATATGCTGATTTGAAGCTCTCCCCACCTTCAGATTGGAATTCTCAATTCAATAGGTGGTGGAGGGGAGAGCTGAGTAATTTTGAGTATTTGCTTTTCTTAAACAAACTGGTTGGCAGAAGGTGGGGGGATCACACCTTTCATCCAGTAATGCCATGGGTAATAGATTTTAGCACAAAACCAAATGAGGATTCTGATTCTGGGTGGCGGGATTTAAGCAAGAGTAAATGGAGGTTGGCAAAAGGTGATGAACAGTTGGATTTTACATATTCATCATCTGAAGTTCCACACCATGTCTCAGATGAGTGTCTATCAGAATTAGCTGTTTGCAGCTATAAAGCGAGGAGGTTGCCTTTAAGTGTTTTGCGGATGGCTGTTCGCTCTGTCTATGAACCTAATGAGTACCCTTCAACTATGCAAAGACTTTATCAATGGACACCTGATGAGTGCATCCCTGAATTTTACTGTGATCCTCGAATATTTTATTCTCAACATTCTGGTATGACTGACTTGGCTGTTCCATCATGGGCGGGTAGTCCTGAAGAATTCATTAAATTGCACCGAGAGGCTTTAgagagtaaccgagtctcatgtcAAATCCATCATTGGATTGATATAAACTTTGGATATAAAATGTCGGGGCCAGCAGCTGTTGCCGCAAAGAATGTTATGCTGTCTTCATCAGAGCCTGCAAAGCCAAGGTCAATTGGACGGCGCCAGCTCTTTACTAAACCACACCCTTCACGTCAAGTTTCTAGGCAGGGAATACAAGACAGAATGAAAGAGTCAGCTGTTGGTCAGCACCAAGCACATGAAGTAGAAACTGAGAAATCTTTTCTCTATAAAAGTACCTGTTTACAAGAATTGGAACAAGCATCTTCATTTTCTGAACATGCCCAACATTTAAGTCCAGTCTATTATTGCCATGCCCAACAAAACCTTCTGAAGCAAAACCCTTTTTTCAAAGAGTCTCAAACTGAGAATCTGGAGAGAAGTGCTTCAAATCCACATGATATTAGCAATTACTGCAGGTTTTCACCCGATGTTGATTTGAATTATCTTCTTGAGCATATAGATATGCAGGATGACGATTCCACAGGCTATCAAGAATTATTGCTTTGGAGGAAGAAATCATGTTTATCAAGAACTTCCTCCAAAGAGGTTGCAGAGGACATATTTTCTGTTGGTTGTCTCTTGGCTGAACTTTACTTGAGGAGGCCACTTTTTTGTTCAGCTTCATTAGGCATGTACTTGGAAAGTGGTGTTTTTCCTGGACTTATGCAGGAGCTTCCATCTCATATTAAAATACTAGTTGAAGCTTGTATTGAGAAGGACTCAACGAG GAGGCCATCTGCCAAAAGTCTATTGGAATCTCCATTTTTTCCTTCAACAGTGAAATCAGTATACTTGTTTACTGCCCCGCTTCAACTTATGGCAACAAATGGATCCCGACTTCAATATGCAGCTAATTTTGCAAAGCAAGGGGCACTAAAAGCAATGGGAACTCTTGCAGCTGAAATGTGTGCTCCATACTGTTTGTCACTTGCTTCAGCTCCTTTATCTGATGCTGAAGCTGAATGGGCTTACTTACTGCTGAAAGAATTCATAAAATGTTTGACCCCAAAAGCAGTGAAGGCATCAGTTTTACCTGTTATCCAGAAGATTCTGCAG ACCACAGGTTATTCTCATTTGAAAGTTTCTCTTCTTCAAGACTCATTTGTTCGAGAGATATGGAACCAAATTGGTAAACAAGCATATGTGGAAACGATACATCCTTTGGTCATATCAAATCTATATATTTCTCCTCACAAGATTTCAGCAGCTGCTGCTTCTGTGCTGCTTATTTGCTCAAGTGAAGAGCTTGGTGTGCCTATTACTGTTCATCAG ACAATCCTGCCTCTGATTCACTGCTTTGGGAAGGGACTATGCCCTGATGGAATTGATGTGCTGGTCAGGATTG GTGGTCTTTTGGGAGAGACCTTTATTCTCAAACAGATGCTACCACTGCTTAAACATGTTGCTCATTCTTGTATTGGTGTTTCTTCTATGAATAAGCCTGAGCCTATGCATAGTTGGTGTAGTTCAGCACTTGTTGATTGTCTAATGACATTGGATGGTCTTGTAGCTTTCCTACCAAGGGAAGCTATTGTAAAAGACCTGATTGTG GATCAGAGTTGTCTACATGTTCTGGCTCTTACGCAAACGAATTTAGAGATCACAGTGCTTCAG GTTGCTGCTACAACTTTAATGGCAATTTGTCAGCGGATTGGACCGGAGTTGACTGCATTGCATGTCCTGCCACAACTCAAGGTTCTTTTTGATGAGCTGGCCTTCTCACAAGAAAGTTCCAATGGATCTGGTTCTCTTGGTAAAAGCTTGAAGGTTTCAAAATCAAAAGTTAATGGAGAGTTTCAATTAGAGAGTCGCATGGATCTTGT GTTGCTTCTATATCCTTCTTTTTGTTCTCTGCTTGGAATAGAGAAACTTCGTCAGTGTTGTACTACATGGTTGCTTCTTGAGCAGTTTCTTTTACGGTTTCACAATTGGAAG TGGGAATATACAGGGGAATCACCTCGAAGTGGTGTAGAGAATGTAATTGCTAAAGTGCCTTTATTGAGCAAGGGGTCAACATCTGATTACAGTCCTGCTAAACTGTTACTTAATGGTGTTGGCTGGTCAATTCCACAATCACAGGGAATTAGAAGCTCCAAAAACTTAATGCCTCAGAGACGTTTGGCCAATGCTCATCAGAGTTCTGTCCAAACATATGAATCAGCTTCAAACCATTTCAAGACTGAACCCTGGTTTTGGTTCCCAAGTCCAGCTGCCAGCTGGGATGGTTCCGACCACCTTGGACGCTTTGTGAGTCCTAAAGATGAATTTCCATGGAAGATAAGAGCATCTATTTTATCCTCAGTTCGTGCACATCAAGGGGCATTGAGATCATTAGCAGTTTGCCAAGATGAAAATACAGTTTTCACTGCAGGCATTGGTCCTGGGTTCAAAGGAACTGTTCAGAAATGGGACTTGACTAGAATAAATTGTGTATCTGGATATTATGGTCATGAGGAG GTTGTAAATGACATATGCATCTTATCATTGAGCGGAATAATAGCATCTTGTGATGGAATGATACATGTTTGGGATAGCCAAACAGGGAAGCTGATATCCGTATTCTCAGAACCATCCACAGATTCCCTGCATCTTGTGAGCCCTTTATCTTCTGCAACAAAGATCGGTGCTGATCATGTTGACATGTTGAACTCAAACACTTCTTCAAGTGGAGTACTTAGTAGTCCATTTGATGAAAGCTTGTACACTTGTATGCATTATTTAGAGGAGGTTGAAAAGCTCGTGGTCGGCACTGGAAATGGTTCTCTCAG ATTCCTTGATGTTTCTCAAGGTCGAAAGCTTCATTTATGGAAAGGTGAATTCAGTGAATCTGCTTTTCCTTCTCTTGTCTCTGCCATATGCTCATGTGGGTCTAACAAAGAGCAAGGGAACGGAGCTTCCGCTTCACCAAGTTGGATTGCCGCTGGATTAAGTTCCGGTCACTGTAGGTTATTTGATGTGAGGAGTGGATGTGTTACTGCTTGTTGGCGGGCCCATGATGGATATGTTACTAAG TTGGCTGCCCCAGAAGATCATCTGCTAGTTTCAAGCTCTCTTGACAGGACTTTGAAAATCTGGGACTTGAGAAG AAACATACCGACAGCTGTCACTTTCAAGGGACATACCGATGGAGTATCCAGTTTCTCAGTTTGGGGACAGGATGTTATTTCAATATCTCGAAATAAGATTGGACTTTCCTCGTTAGCTAATTCCGCTGATGAG GATGGGCAACATCGGATTATACCTCAGAAACTGTATTCATCAGATCATGGAAGTCGAAACGTGTCGGTGCTGTCGAGCATAAGTATAATACCCTTCTCAAGACTGTTTCTAGTTGGGACCGAAGATGGTTATCTCAGAATCTGTTGTTAG